One region of Hymenobacter sediminicola genomic DNA includes:
- a CDS encoding RNA polymerase sigma factor, whose translation MTDADLITACRQGSGRAQKLLYERFAGLMLGVCLRYLRRREDAEEAMLGGFAKVFRALDQYRHEGSFEGWIRRIMVNEALGQLRRKEPLHLAIDDLTYDVPATAATAESQLNADDMLALLSELPAGYRTVFNLYALEGYTHPEIGELLGISEGTSKSQLSKARAMLQRRLAAASQQAVSSTSSPKELYATGRY comes from the coding sequence GTGACTGACGCTGACCTCATCACTGCCTGCCGCCAAGGCAGCGGCCGTGCCCAGAAGCTGCTCTATGAGCGGTTTGCAGGCCTGATGCTGGGGGTGTGCCTGCGCTACCTGCGCCGCCGCGAGGATGCCGAAGAGGCCATGCTTGGAGGTTTTGCAAAGGTATTTCGGGCCCTCGACCAGTACCGGCACGAAGGCTCTTTTGAGGGCTGGATTCGCCGGATCATGGTGAACGAGGCACTGGGGCAGCTCCGCCGCAAGGAGCCGCTGCACCTGGCCATCGACGACCTCACCTACGACGTGCCAGCCACAGCGGCCACCGCTGAAAGCCAGCTCAACGCCGACGATATGCTGGCGCTACTCTCAGAGCTGCCCGCCGGCTACCGCACGGTATTTAACCTGTACGCCTTGGAGGGCTACACCCACCCCGAAATCGGCGAGCTGCTCGGTATTTCGGAGGGCACCAGCAAGTCGCAGCTCAGTAAGGCACGGGCCATGCTCCAGCGCCGCCTCGCGGCGGCCAGCCAGCAGGCCGTATCCTCCACCTCCTCACCGAAAGAACTGTATGCAACCGGAAGATATTGA
- a CDS encoding CHAT domain-containing protein: protein MSTSPIHPLWPQPLLDLCQVVAHNQAQAGPPLPQEHQLRQYFGDEEFQYLSGLILKNELLKSNGQDTSTSQPPREAVVLLPDFMGSELHIDGKQFWLNLDAITGGLNKLKVYHEVDRSKEKWPDPMPQVTVGGPDLRLYARAILTLARYWEVHVFAYDWRLSLEHSAKELSTFLQQRGLAERPLRLVAHGSGGLLARCFVRQNASQWYPAHGNAQDNRLVMVGTPNEGTYWAVQLLTGADKLVRWLDKLDLHNSLPDVLRIFNSFPATYELLPPRDQLEGVAKELYQRGTWVPLPVRKHLLESACHLHEKLAGQPNSLDRGSMVAIMGCNQPTIHRLDVVSTGEFRFHETLHGDGRVAFRVAAAATDETDEAPASNALADIPTYYIDESHGSLLRNPLVLKSVGEILYNQRTSTLPTRPIITRTLTQREKHWHRPIGEDLAGTGLEAIAERLAPSRNKPKQELPAEYLAAEEALVRAAAGEANPTLRLDNLPSDATRTIELHKKVTVRVLQQDIRQVDTDLLLVGRYVGAPLTNRLLDLDRALNSWIRRAVDQGLLSAELGKVFYLPRPAGAAGSVGVKARALLLLGMGEEGYYSHHDLRFLMSNASFTAASLGILRFAAVVLGTRGRDGRGGLSEEGALVSFLQGVAEGLDRCGPTNGSEPLALDITLIARDKAQFDRQVEFFNRTAATNRDLVDGLDLLFRKDECCADNFTTPPPDAPKPSLPGDLPKPDRGPRITIERDGTRYRFTALIDGAVIPVRELDVQPYFPSTLPGRLMDAVMLREQETYGELMSTLLFPLDFQDYFAEPLTFVLDRSTASLPWEMACFAQLQNRMANEGRTPGARRSLSRQLQLARQFRTMLSPKPGIPPPRNRSLRVLVIADPAPEPELQLPGARREGRAVVEMLSTIKAFLNRLQPAHAATIKLDVVERIGEAECDFLEIMALILNGSFDVIHFAGHGIFTPDDPNSQGWVFGRDRVLTAREIFRARHVPRLVFANACFSSVIREGTPFAAEELNGSLAGIAEAFFERGVRNYLGTGWPVNDDLALAFAREFYAQVLVGQSAGTLLNYSSLSPQEMNGSTTPNGTQPEASGSQPSTLGKAIASARNCIYSSGGSTWGAYQHYGQATDYLLNWRP from the coding sequence ATGAGCACCTCTCCCATCCATCCGCTGTGGCCGCAGCCGCTGCTCGACCTGTGCCAGGTGGTGGCCCACAACCAGGCGCAGGCCGGCCCGCCACTGCCCCAGGAGCACCAGCTCCGACAGTATTTCGGCGACGAGGAATTTCAGTATTTGAGCGGCCTCATTCTGAAAAATGAGCTACTGAAATCCAACGGCCAGGACACGTCCACCAGCCAGCCGCCCCGGGAGGCCGTAGTGCTGCTGCCCGATTTTATGGGCTCCGAGCTGCATATCGATGGCAAGCAGTTCTGGCTTAATCTGGATGCCATTACGGGCGGACTCAACAAGCTGAAGGTCTACCACGAAGTAGACAGAAGCAAGGAGAAGTGGCCGGACCCGATGCCGCAAGTGACAGTGGGCGGACCCGACCTGCGCCTCTACGCCCGCGCCATTCTCACACTGGCCCGCTACTGGGAAGTACACGTATTTGCCTACGACTGGCGCCTGAGCCTGGAGCACAGCGCCAAAGAGTTGTCGACATTTTTGCAGCAGCGTGGCCTGGCCGAACGCCCGCTGCGGCTGGTAGCGCACGGCTCCGGTGGGCTGCTGGCCCGCTGCTTTGTGCGCCAGAATGCCAGCCAGTGGTACCCGGCCCACGGCAACGCCCAGGACAACCGCCTCGTGATGGTGGGCACTCCCAATGAAGGCACCTACTGGGCCGTGCAGCTCCTGACCGGCGCCGACAAACTGGTGCGCTGGCTCGATAAGCTGGACCTGCACAACAGCCTGCCCGATGTGCTACGCATCTTCAACTCGTTTCCGGCGACATATGAGCTGCTGCCACCCCGCGACCAGCTGGAGGGCGTGGCCAAGGAGCTTTACCAGCGCGGTACCTGGGTGCCGCTGCCCGTGCGCAAGCACCTGCTGGAAAGCGCCTGCCACCTGCACGAGAAGCTGGCTGGCCAGCCAAACTCTCTCGACCGAGGCAGTATGGTGGCCATCATGGGCTGCAACCAGCCTACTATCCACCGGCTGGATGTGGTATCGACGGGAGAATTCCGGTTTCATGAGACGCTGCACGGCGACGGCCGGGTGGCGTTTCGGGTGGCAGCGGCAGCGACGGATGAAACAGACGAAGCACCAGCTAGTAATGCGCTGGCTGACATTCCTACGTATTATATAGACGAGAGCCACGGCAGCCTGCTGCGCAACCCACTAGTTCTGAAATCGGTGGGCGAAATCCTGTATAACCAGCGCACGTCCACCCTCCCGACCCGGCCCATCATTACGCGCACCCTCACGCAGCGCGAAAAGCACTGGCACCGCCCCATTGGCGAAGACCTAGCCGGCACCGGCCTCGAAGCCATTGCTGAGCGCCTGGCCCCTTCCCGCAACAAGCCCAAGCAGGAGTTGCCCGCAGAATACTTGGCAGCCGAAGAAGCCTTGGTGCGCGCCGCAGCCGGTGAGGCCAACCCCACCCTGCGCCTCGACAACCTGCCTTCGGATGCCACCCGCACCATCGAGCTGCACAAAAAAGTAACGGTACGAGTGCTGCAGCAGGATATCCGGCAGGTAGACACCGACCTGCTGCTGGTGGGCCGCTACGTGGGCGCGCCGCTCACCAACCGCCTCCTGGACCTAGACCGAGCCCTGAATTCCTGGATTCGCCGGGCCGTAGATCAGGGCCTGCTCAGCGCCGAGTTGGGCAAGGTGTTTTATCTGCCCCGCCCCGCTGGCGCGGCCGGGTCGGTGGGCGTGAAGGCCCGCGCCCTGCTGCTGCTGGGCATGGGCGAGGAGGGCTATTACTCCCACCACGACCTGCGTTTTCTGATGAGCAACGCCAGTTTCACGGCGGCCTCACTGGGAATACTGCGGTTCGCGGCCGTAGTTTTGGGCACCCGTGGGCGCGACGGGCGCGGTGGCCTCAGTGAGGAAGGAGCCTTGGTTAGCTTTCTGCAGGGCGTGGCGGAAGGGCTGGACCGCTGCGGCCCCACCAACGGCTCGGAGCCGCTGGCCCTCGACATTACCCTCATTGCGCGCGACAAAGCCCAATTCGACCGGCAAGTGGAGTTTTTCAACCGGACGGCCGCCACCAACCGCGACCTAGTGGATGGACTGGACCTGCTGTTTCGGAAAGATGAATGCTGCGCCGACAACTTTACTACCCCGCCCCCGGACGCACCCAAACCGAGCCTGCCCGGCGACCTGCCCAAGCCCGACCGGGGTCCGCGCATCACCATTGAGCGCGACGGCACGCGCTACCGCTTCACGGCCCTGATAGATGGCGCCGTTATACCGGTGCGGGAGCTGGACGTGCAGCCTTACTTCCCGAGCACGTTGCCCGGCCGGCTCATGGATGCCGTGATGCTGCGGGAGCAGGAAACCTACGGCGAGCTGATGTCGACGCTGCTGTTTCCGCTGGATTTTCAGGACTATTTTGCCGAGCCGCTCACGTTTGTGCTGGACCGCAGCACAGCCAGTCTGCCCTGGGAAATGGCCTGTTTCGCGCAGTTGCAGAACCGCATGGCCAACGAGGGCCGGACGCCCGGCGCCCGCCGCTCCCTGAGCCGGCAGTTACAGCTGGCCCGCCAGTTCCGGACTATGCTCTCCCCCAAGCCCGGCATTCCGCCGCCCCGCAACCGCAGCCTGCGCGTGCTCGTCATTGCGGATCCTGCACCAGAGCCGGAACTGCAGTTGCCCGGCGCCCGCCGCGAAGGCCGGGCCGTAGTGGAAATGCTCAGCACCATCAAAGCATTTCTGAACCGGCTACAACCGGCCCACGCGGCCACCATTAAGCTGGATGTGGTGGAGCGAATTGGCGAGGCCGAGTGTGATTTCCTGGAAATCATGGCGCTGATTCTCAACGGTAGCTTCGACGTGATTCACTTCGCAGGCCACGGCATCTTTACTCCCGACGACCCTAACAGCCAGGGCTGGGTGTTCGGGCGCGACCGGGTGCTGACGGCCCGCGAGATATTCCGAGCCCGGCACGTACCGCGGCTGGTTTTTGCCAACGCCTGTTTCTCATCGGTGATTCGGGAAGGTACCCCGTTTGCGGCCGAAGAGCTGAACGGTAGCCTGGCGGGCATTGCAGAAGCATTTTTCGAGCGGGGCGTGCGCAACTACCTCGGCACCGGCTGGCCTGTGAACGACGACCTTGCCCTGGCCTTTGCCCGTGAATTCTATGCGCAGGTGCTGGTGGGCCAGTCGGCAGGCACATTGCTTAATTACTCCAGCCTTAGTCCGCAGGAAATGAACGGCAGCACCACTCCTAATGGCACCCAACCGGAGGCGAGTGGAAGTCAGCCTTCTACCCTGGGCAAAGCTATTGCCTCGGCCCGCAACTGCATCTATAGCAGCGGCGGCTCTACCTGGGGCGCCTACCAGCACTACGGCCAGGCCACCGACTACCTGCTCAACTGGCGCCCCTGA
- a CDS encoding caspase family protein, which yields MAGRFKKLTLAEFTALVNRFPFTRRINAVHMHHTWRPNHAQYQGEASIEAMWRYHTQTNGWSDIAQHVTIGKDGSIWTGRNWNQAPASASGHNGNSQLGPFMFEMVGDFDKGKDPFGGAQREAALHVVAHILHRFGLPAKALHFHREMSTKTCPGSGIDYDKTLADVKVIMAKLGRREAPIPAEADGVAEGLLALLQEPDTLPPTATRSLLRTPEEGELEEETMDAREIALLTQPEGSRGLFGPPPLPAATVELLRSHVINLEQGGFSDKGEFSTTPADVDTIFGWRLEQALREAQQAGRPLQLLFYAHGGLVAERTGLDSAARYIPWWTQNHIYPIYFVWETGLMGTLGALLRGQRRRAAATRGVTDWTDTLVENAVRAPGRPIWKNMKDSAEWAAAPGGGGHYVAQQLLAFCRRHTAALAEGSIRLHAVGHSAGSIFHAHFLPLAWQMGVPAFRTLHLLAPAIRVDEFRKRLAGQVGGNAGHLTLYTMRDTLERDDQCGGVYRKSLLYLLYYALESERDTPILGLDSSLRNDEEMRRLLGLNGQPNQAARVVWSQTKEASGRSSSTSTTHGGFDDDAATMESVARRVLDQDTIVPFPKPRALPDPWTEPVALPEALLLLAQEQLLQQAASAAGTGSGAATETAAVQTPVAPLASANGHSHNGHHANGHNTSSPDTEPAAADDEAPANRRRALCIGIDNYPDAPLMGCVADARQWEGTLAKMGFRTQLLVNAQATRAAILERLTDLVTTSKAGDIVVVQYAGHGTQVPDQDGDERTDENQLDTQDEALCAYDYNDGGLILDDDLRDVFRLIPEGVNVTCFMDCCHSESNTRKAVFGRQPANARKRYMRLPNKARQNFLSQHPKAAARSRAATGTPAGGRELLRAVNFTACKATEYAYEVNGQGLFTSIALPLLQTPAESRTHRQFMSQIEAAFANVGYEQHPTIDCSDEAQNFLLLQALRPEHA from the coding sequence ATGGCTGGCCGTTTCAAAAAGTTGACGTTGGCCGAGTTTACCGCGCTGGTAAACCGGTTCCCGTTCACCCGCCGCATTAATGCCGTGCACATGCACCATACCTGGCGGCCCAACCACGCCCAGTACCAGGGCGAGGCCAGCATCGAGGCCATGTGGCGCTACCACACCCAGACCAACGGCTGGAGCGACATTGCCCAGCACGTCACTATCGGGAAAGACGGCTCCATCTGGACGGGGCGCAACTGGAACCAGGCCCCGGCTAGTGCCTCCGGCCACAACGGCAACAGCCAGCTCGGGCCCTTCATGTTCGAGATGGTCGGCGACTTCGACAAGGGTAAGGATCCGTTTGGGGGTGCCCAGCGGGAGGCCGCGCTGCACGTGGTAGCGCACATTCTACACCGCTTCGGGCTGCCGGCCAAGGCGCTGCACTTCCACCGCGAAATGTCGACCAAAACCTGCCCCGGCTCCGGCATCGACTACGACAAAACCCTGGCCGATGTAAAAGTCATCATGGCGAAGCTAGGCCGCCGGGAAGCGCCGATACCAGCCGAAGCGGACGGCGTGGCCGAAGGGCTGCTGGCATTGCTCCAAGAACCAGATACGCTGCCACCCACTGCCACCCGCAGTCTGCTGCGGACGCCTGAGGAAGGCGAGCTGGAAGAGGAAACCATGGACGCCCGCGAAATTGCGCTTCTTACTCAGCCTGAGGGCAGCCGGGGCCTGTTTGGGCCGCCACCACTGCCTGCGGCTACTGTAGAGCTGCTTCGCTCCCACGTCATCAATCTGGAGCAAGGCGGCTTTTCCGATAAGGGCGAGTTCAGCACCACACCAGCCGATGTGGATACCATTTTTGGATGGCGGCTGGAACAGGCCCTGCGCGAGGCCCAACAAGCGGGCCGCCCGCTGCAGCTACTCTTTTATGCGCACGGCGGGCTGGTAGCTGAGCGTACCGGCCTCGACAGCGCGGCCCGCTATATTCCATGGTGGACGCAGAACCACATCTACCCCATCTATTTCGTGTGGGAAACGGGCCTGATGGGCACGCTGGGCGCCTTGTTGCGCGGGCAGCGCCGCCGGGCCGCCGCCACGCGCGGCGTCACGGACTGGACCGACACGCTGGTGGAAAACGCCGTGCGTGCTCCCGGCCGGCCCATCTGGAAAAACATGAAAGACAGCGCCGAATGGGCCGCCGCGCCCGGTGGCGGCGGCCACTACGTGGCCCAGCAGCTGCTGGCGTTTTGCCGGCGCCACACGGCCGCCCTGGCCGAGGGCAGCATCCGGCTGCACGCCGTGGGCCACAGCGCCGGCTCTATTTTCCATGCGCATTTCCTGCCGCTGGCCTGGCAGATGGGCGTGCCGGCCTTCCGGACACTGCACCTGCTGGCTCCCGCCATCCGGGTAGACGAGTTCCGGAAGCGGCTGGCCGGGCAGGTGGGCGGCAATGCCGGCCATCTGACGCTGTATACGATGCGCGACACGCTGGAGCGCGACGACCAGTGCGGCGGCGTGTACCGCAAGTCGCTGCTGTATCTGCTCTACTACGCCCTCGAATCGGAGCGGGACACGCCCATTCTGGGCCTCGACAGCTCGCTGCGCAATGATGAGGAAATGCGCCGCCTGCTGGGCCTCAACGGGCAGCCCAACCAGGCGGCCCGGGTAGTCTGGTCGCAGACCAAGGAAGCGTCGGGGCGCAGCTCCAGCACCAGCACCACCCACGGCGGCTTCGACGACGACGCGGCCACGATGGAAAGCGTGGCGCGCCGCGTGCTGGATCAGGACACAATTGTGCCCTTCCCCAAACCCCGTGCCCTCCCCGACCCCTGGACCGAACCGGTGGCGCTGCCGGAAGCGCTGCTTCTGCTGGCTCAGGAGCAACTGCTGCAACAGGCGGCCAGCGCGGCAGGTACAGGCTCGGGTGCTGCTACTGAAACGGCCGCCGTTCAGACACCTGTAGCGCCCTTGGCTTCCGCTAATGGTCACAGTCATAACGGGCATCATGCCAACGGCCATAACACCAGCAGCCCCGATACCGAGCCTGCGGCGGCAGATGACGAAGCGCCTGCCAACCGGCGGCGCGCCCTGTGCATCGGCATCGATAATTACCCCGATGCGCCGCTGATGGGATGCGTAGCCGATGCCCGGCAATGGGAAGGCACGCTGGCAAAAATGGGCTTCCGCACGCAGCTGCTGGTGAATGCCCAGGCGACCCGCGCCGCCATTCTGGAGCGCCTCACCGACCTGGTAACCACCAGCAAAGCTGGCGACATTGTGGTGGTGCAGTACGCCGGCCACGGCACGCAGGTACCCGACCAGGACGGCGACGAGCGGACCGACGAAAACCAGCTCGACACGCAGGACGAGGCCCTCTGCGCCTACGACTACAACGATGGCGGCCTGATTCTGGACGACGACCTGCGGGACGTATTCCGGCTGATTCCGGAAGGCGTAAACGTGACCTGCTTCATGGATTGCTGCCATTCGGAAAGCAACACCCGCAAAGCCGTGTTCGGGCGGCAGCCGGCCAATGCGCGCAAACGCTACATGCGCCTACCCAACAAAGCCCGCCAGAACTTCCTGAGCCAGCACCCCAAAGCGGCTGCCCGCTCCCGGGCGGCCACCGGCACGCCGGCGGGTGGCCGGGAGCTGCTGCGGGCCGTGAACTTCACGGCCTGCAAGGCTACGGAGTATGCCTACGAGGTGAACGGCCAAGGCTTATTTACGAGCATTGCGCTGCCGCTGCTGCAAACGCCCGCCGAAAGCCGTACCCACCGGCAGTTCATGAGCCAGATTGAGGCGGCCTTCGCCAACGTCGGCTACGAGCAGCACCCCACCATCGACTGCAGCGACGAGGCCCAGAACTTTCTGCTGCTGCAAGCCCTCCGCCCGGAGCACGCCTAA
- a CDS encoding CoA-binding protein, giving the protein MKKTLVLGASDNPSRYSYQAVHRLQRHGHEVVPVGIRKGQVGGLDIRLDRPAANDVDTVTLYVGPQNQPAWYDYILDLKPKRIIFNPGTENPELERMAQERGIRTEEACTLVMLSVGQY; this is encoded by the coding sequence ATGAAAAAGACCTTAGTTCTCGGCGCGAGCGACAACCCGTCTCGCTATTCCTACCAGGCAGTACACCGGCTGCAGCGCCACGGCCACGAGGTAGTGCCGGTCGGTATCCGCAAAGGCCAGGTTGGCGGCCTCGATATCCGCCTCGACCGGCCCGCCGCCAATGATGTAGATACGGTAACGCTCTACGTAGGCCCCCAGAACCAGCCGGCTTGGTACGACTACATTCTGGACCTCAAGCCCAAGCGCATCATCTTCAACCCCGGCACCGAAAACCCGGAACTGGAGCGGATGGCCCAGGAGCGTGGCATCCGGACAGAAGAAGCCTGCACGCTGGTCATGCTATCCGTAGGCCAGTATTAG
- a CDS encoding NAD(P)/FAD-dependent oxidoreductase — protein MSDLLREIEVLLPPAVAYDEFARYQALLEAAGLQPGQADFVHLRKRSIDARGRQPLVRLRADIYQTPPPADLFGPWFQYPDVSRARRSVIIVGAGSAGLFAALRCIELGLKPIVLERGKDVRTRRRDLAALNKEHLVNPDSNYCFGEGGAGTYSDGKLYTRATKRGDVGRILRLLVQHGATPDILVDAHPHIGTNKLPYVVAALRESIRQAGGEVRFETRVDDLILENNHLRGVVTASGEALEADAVILATGHSARDIYELLHRRGVLIEAKPFALGVRVEHQQELIDRAQYRLSERGDLPAASYSLVHQTQVQGRQRGVFSFCMCPGGFIVPSATAPGEVVVNGMSPSRRDSRFANSGIVAAIELEDMDLRQYGALAGLRLQQQIEQRACRLAGNTQLAPAQRLGDFLKGSVSAELLETSYQPGLVPVAMDEVLGNNLAERLRQGFRNFGQKIPGYATNAAQIVGVESRTSSPVRIPRDRDTLQHPEVRGLFPCGEGAGYAGGIVSAAMDGERCAEAALAAIAAK, from the coding sequence ATGTCTGATTTACTTCGCGAGATTGAAGTGCTGCTGCCCCCGGCCGTAGCCTACGACGAGTTTGCCCGCTACCAGGCTCTGCTGGAAGCAGCCGGCCTGCAGCCCGGCCAAGCCGACTTCGTGCACCTGCGCAAACGCTCCATTGATGCGCGCGGCCGCCAGCCGCTGGTTCGCCTGCGTGCCGACATTTACCAGACGCCCCCGCCCGCCGACCTGTTCGGCCCGTGGTTTCAGTATCCGGATGTCAGCCGGGCGCGCCGCTCGGTTATTATCGTCGGGGCCGGCTCAGCGGGGCTTTTTGCTGCGCTACGCTGCATTGAACTGGGCCTGAAGCCGATTGTGCTGGAGCGCGGCAAAGACGTGCGCACCCGCCGCCGCGACCTGGCCGCGCTTAATAAGGAGCACCTCGTCAACCCCGACTCCAACTACTGCTTCGGCGAAGGCGGCGCGGGCACCTATTCCGATGGCAAGCTCTACACCCGCGCCACCAAGCGCGGCGACGTCGGCCGCATTCTGCGCCTGTTGGTGCAGCACGGCGCCACCCCCGATATTCTGGTGGATGCGCACCCGCACATCGGCACCAACAAGCTGCCCTACGTGGTGGCCGCGCTGCGCGAAAGTATCCGTCAGGCCGGCGGCGAAGTGCGCTTCGAAACCCGCGTCGACGACCTGATTCTGGAAAACAACCACCTGCGCGGCGTCGTGACGGCCAGCGGCGAGGCCCTGGAAGCCGATGCCGTGATTCTGGCCACCGGCCACTCGGCCCGCGACATCTACGAGTTGCTGCACCGCCGCGGCGTGCTCATTGAGGCCAAGCCGTTTGCGCTGGGCGTGCGCGTCGAGCACCAGCAGGAGTTGATTGACCGCGCCCAGTACCGCCTCAGTGAGCGGGGTGATTTGCCGGCCGCCTCCTACTCGCTAGTACACCAGACGCAGGTGCAGGGCCGGCAGCGGGGCGTGTTTTCGTTCTGCATGTGTCCCGGCGGCTTTATCGTGCCCTCGGCTACGGCGCCCGGCGAGGTAGTGGTGAACGGCATGAGCCCCAGCCGCCGCGACTCCCGCTTTGCCAACTCGGGCATCGTGGCCGCCATTGAGCTCGAAGACATGGACCTGCGCCAGTACGGGGCCCTGGCGGGTCTGCGGCTGCAGCAGCAAATAGAGCAGCGCGCCTGCCGCCTGGCCGGCAATACTCAGTTGGCCCCTGCCCAGCGCCTCGGCGACTTCCTGAAAGGCAGCGTGTCGGCGGAGCTGCTGGAAACCAGCTACCAGCCCGGTTTGGTGCCCGTGGCCATGGATGAGGTACTGGGCAACAACCTGGCTGAGCGGCTGCGCCAGGGCTTCCGCAATTTCGGGCAGAAGATACCGGGCTACGCCACCAATGCCGCCCAGATTGTGGGTGTGGAAAGCCGTACCTCCTCCCCCGTGCGCATTCCGCGCGACCGGGACACGCTGCAGCACCCCGAGGTGCGCGGCCTGTTTCCGTGCGGCGAGGGCGCGGGCTACGCCGGTGGCATTGTATCGGCGGCCATGGACGGTGAGCGGTGCGCAGAGGCGGCGCTGGCAGCCATTGCGGCAAAATAA
- a CDS encoding patatin-like phospholipase family protein, translated as MISPQPLAGSSNDSVFDRIALSLSGGGFRASAYSLGTLKALYQLGLLEQVHMLSTASGGTITGAYYAMRRKSGHTFPDIYHDFYKILNQDAILPQALARWEAGMRAGGPQYKLIQAFAETYSQQLYGEARLGMFWEPDASAQAPFHLQSLIFGATEMYSGLAFRFQHSAYLPAPKGKTRETYAIDNGNVSLPAEHARKLRLGDVVAASSCFPGGFEPLVLPDDFFPGNPPAQLLTKGGRRTSDRVALLDGGIYDNQGIDSLLVANERNRRHLEQVQLSHSARQAALLQPTTLFLVADVGGADKNIYQPPPPLPHAAWAPKLWHILLLLVVLVAGLGLGAWQLHEAGTSPFFSGVLAGLGTVGALGLLVAGWGIGKLRRMLHSQSPNLPDWVLPRLARLSVPQLRQLLALRLGSTLKLLTSVFMRRVRSQNYEQLYRQPGGNKPAYQIVSSIIGAIANDFELQTDRISKKQKKEVPKKPRVRQQLAAVFPTIDSARKMGTTLWWQQEKWRLPAIVASAEITLCYQLLRRFEKHPPRPDSREAEVQRRAQLLWDAYQRGGPNYLVPLAAMPALQDASGTVEQILATSDR; from the coding sequence ATGATTTCGCCACAGCCGCTGGCCGGCAGTTCCAATGATTCTGTTTTTGACCGTATTGCACTGAGCCTGTCCGGCGGCGGCTTTCGGGCTTCGGCCTACAGCCTGGGCACTCTGAAAGCCCTATACCAGCTGGGGCTGCTGGAGCAGGTGCACATGCTCTCCACCGCTTCCGGCGGCACTATCACAGGGGCCTATTATGCCATGCGCCGCAAGTCCGGCCATACCTTCCCCGACATCTACCACGACTTCTACAAGATACTGAACCAGGACGCTATACTGCCTCAGGCACTGGCCCGGTGGGAAGCCGGCATGCGGGCTGGTGGCCCCCAGTACAAGCTCATTCAGGCTTTTGCGGAGACCTACAGCCAGCAGCTATATGGTGAAGCGCGACTGGGCATGTTCTGGGAGCCCGACGCGTCGGCGCAGGCTCCTTTCCATTTGCAAAGCCTCATCTTCGGTGCCACGGAAATGTATTCGGGCCTGGCATTCCGCTTCCAGCATAGCGCCTATCTACCAGCCCCTAAAGGCAAAACCCGCGAAACCTATGCCATCGACAACGGCAACGTGAGCCTTCCCGCCGAACACGCCCGCAAGCTGCGCCTCGGAGATGTAGTGGCTGCTTCCTCATGTTTTCCCGGCGGGTTTGAGCCGCTGGTGCTGCCGGATGACTTCTTTCCCGGCAACCCACCCGCTCAGCTGCTGACCAAGGGCGGCCGGCGCACTTCCGACCGGGTGGCGCTACTTGATGGCGGAATTTATGACAACCAGGGAATCGACAGCCTGCTGGTAGCCAATGAGCGCAACCGCCGCCACTTAGAGCAGGTGCAGCTCAGCCACTCGGCCCGGCAGGCGGCACTGCTGCAGCCAACCACGCTGTTTCTGGTGGCCGATGTCGGGGGCGCTGATAAGAATATCTACCAACCACCGCCGCCACTACCCCACGCTGCCTGGGCCCCTAAGCTGTGGCATATACTGCTGCTGCTGGTAGTGCTGGTGGCTGGGTTGGGACTAGGTGCCTGGCAGCTACATGAGGCTGGCACTTCCCCGTTTTTCAGTGGCGTGCTGGCGGGCCTGGGAACGGTGGGCGCCCTCGGGCTGCTGGTAGCGGGCTGGGGAATTGGCAAGCTCCGCCGGATGCTGCACAGCCAGAGCCCGAACCTCCCGGACTGGGTATTGCCGCGGCTGGCCCGCTTATCCGTGCCGCAGCTCAGGCAGCTGCTGGCCCTGCGGCTCGGCAGCACCCTCAAGCTCCTGACCTCGGTATTTATGCGCCGGGTACGCAGCCAGAACTACGAGCAGCTGTATCGGCAGCCCGGCGGGAACAAGCCGGCTTATCAGATTGTGAGCAGCATCATCGGCGCCATTGCCAACGACTTCGAGCTTCAGACGGACAGGATAAGCAAGAAGCAAAAGAAGGAGGTTCCGAAAAAGCCTCGGGTCAGACAGCAGCTGGCCGCCGTATTTCCCACCATCGACAGCGCGCGAAAGATGGGTACTACCCTCTGGTGGCAGCAGGAAAAGTGGCGCCTACCGGCTATTGTAGCCAGCGCCGAAATCACGCTTTGCTACCAGCTGTTGCGGCGGTTTGAGAAACACCCGCCCCGTCCCGACTCCCGCGAGGCAGAAGTGCAGCGCCGGGCTCAGCTGCTCTGGGACGCCTACCAGCGCGGTGGCCCCAACTATCTAGTTCCGCTGGCGGCTATGCCGGCGCTGCAGGATGCCAGTGGCACGGTAGAGCAGATCCTTGCCACTTCGGACCGTTAA
- a CDS encoding acyl-CoA thioesterase, whose product MPSLEAKIAAAETRIFKAVFPNTTNHYDTLFGGTTLHMMDEVAFITATRFSRLKMVTVSSDKVDFTHPIPGGTLVELIGNVVRVGNTSLQVRVELFVEQMYSEERIKAVSGLFTFVAIDQDKRPVRIMPV is encoded by the coding sequence ATGCCTTCTCTCGAAGCCAAAATTGCCGCTGCCGAAACGCGCATCTTCAAAGCCGTTTTCCCCAATACCACCAACCACTACGACACGCTGTTCGGGGGCACCACCCTGCACATGATGGACGAGGTGGCTTTCATCACGGCTACCCGCTTCAGCCGCCTCAAGATGGTCACGGTGTCCTCCGACAAGGTAGATTTCACGCATCCCATTCCCGGCGGCACGCTCGTCGAGCTGATCGGCAACGTCGTCCGCGTGGGCAATACCAGCCTGCAGGTGCGCGTGGAGCTGTTTGTGGAGCAGATGTATTCCGAGGAGCGCATTAAAGCCGTATCGGGCCTGTTCACCTTCGTCGCCATCGACCAAGACAAACGGCCCGTGCGCATCATGCCTGTATAA